A window from Thiosulfatimonas sediminis encodes these proteins:
- a CDS encoding YqiA/YcfP family alpha/beta fold hydrolase: MDSEKRSSNRVFKAAHKTLYLHGFLSSEQSKKGQWFVQANQAQQSFPLGELLTLGYRQSDLLTGIGVIEKQLQTWHSQGASVVLIGSSLGGYLAQYFAHKYACAYIMINPALNPLSLFDTYLGEHRNPYTQEVVHINAAYKNQLAQLEITPLNPMLASLLLVDDGDEVVDIDFACALYQDLPNARVCRYPGGNHAFTHLPEAWLEINNFIDALENV; encoded by the coding sequence ATGGATTCGGAAAAACGCTCATCCAATCGAGTATTTAAAGCGGCGCACAAAACCTTGTACCTACACGGTTTTTTGAGTAGCGAACAGTCAAAAAAAGGGCAGTGGTTTGTGCAAGCAAACCAAGCGCAACAATCATTCCCACTTGGCGAGCTACTGACTTTGGGCTATCGTCAAAGTGATTTATTAACAGGTATTGGGGTTATCGAAAAACAGTTACAAACATGGCATTCGCAAGGCGCATCTGTGGTGCTAATAGGTTCATCGCTTGGTGGTTATTTGGCGCAATATTTCGCACACAAATACGCCTGCGCCTACATTATGATTAATCCGGCACTGAATCCACTTTCCTTGTTTGACACTTACTTAGGAGAGCACCGTAATCCCTATACCCAGGAGGTGGTGCATATTAATGCAGCGTATAAAAATCAGTTGGCGCAGTTAGAAATTACGCCATTGAATCCGATGTTAGCGAGCTTACTGCTGGTGGATGATGGGGATGAGGTGGTAGACATTGATTTTGCCTGCGCACTGTATCAAGACTTACCCAATGCACGAGTTTGTCGTTACCCAGGCGGTAATCATGCTTTTACTCATCTGCCAGAGGCTTGGTTGGAAATTAACAACTTTATAGACGCATTGGAGAATGTTTGA
- a CDS encoding AAA family ATPase: MTNPVSQSKSPTQPHFSLEQYIALLSDPAFYPHPVEVITTIETHISVVFLTGEFAYKLKKPVDFGFLDFSQLAARKKFCALEVALNQRTAPELYLGVETIFYNPHNQSLSLQNKSGEAVEYLVKMRQFDPNAVLGRQGHSLAISRSQIESLALQIARLHQQADGVDLTSTLGLPKTILQPMLDNFNALEICFNFAKHAFLDGLYSWTLQQYETFKPLIEQRRSEGKIRACHGDLHLDNIALIANQPVLFDGIEFNDEFRWIDGISDLAFLLMDLCSRHHPALAWQILSLYLHHTQDYPGLPLLRFYMVYRAMVRAKITNLRAEQLADDSHEKQHLCSLASDYVDLAQAFSQAAVSPKLILLQGVSGTGKSHLSNQIQALLESVVISSDLTRKTLFGIDPLERVDETQKRNLYSPQMNAKSYQGLLQNARISLQSGWHTLVDATFLKYAHRAVFYQLAEELGIGVYLLYIDSDVNQDSAFLANQLKQRELANNNPSDADAAVMLNQFQVLEKPQADEPALWLDAKQLRNAFPANKIKQFLDLPITS, from the coding sequence ATGACAAATCCTGTGTCTCAATCCAAGTCCCCTACCCAGCCGCACTTTTCCTTAGAGCAATACATTGCTTTATTGAGTGATCCGGCATTTTATCCGCATCCAGTCGAAGTAATTACCACAATAGAAACTCATATATCAGTGGTGTTTTTAACGGGTGAGTTTGCGTATAAATTAAAGAAACCGGTTGATTTTGGTTTCTTAGATTTTTCCCAATTAGCGGCACGCAAAAAATTCTGTGCGCTCGAAGTTGCCTTGAATCAACGGACAGCTCCAGAGCTCTATTTGGGGGTGGAAACGATATTTTACAATCCACACAACCAGTCTCTCAGTTTACAAAACAAGTCTGGCGAAGCGGTCGAGTATTTGGTCAAAATGCGGCAGTTTGATCCCAATGCCGTTCTAGGAAGACAAGGACACAGCCTTGCAATCAGTCGCTCCCAAATCGAGAGTTTAGCCTTACAAATAGCGCGCTTGCATCAACAAGCAGATGGTGTCGATTTAACGAGTACATTGGGCTTACCGAAGACCATTTTGCAACCGATGCTGGATAATTTTAACGCCTTAGAAATTTGCTTTAACTTTGCCAAGCACGCTTTTTTAGATGGCCTTTACAGCTGGACTCTGCAGCAATATGAAACCTTTAAACCCTTGATTGAACAGCGTCGTAGCGAAGGTAAGATCCGCGCCTGTCATGGCGACTTACACCTTGATAATATTGCCTTAATTGCCAATCAACCGGTGCTGTTTGATGGTATTGAATTTAACGATGAGTTCCGTTGGATTGATGGCATTAGCGACTTAGCTTTTCTATTAATGGATTTATGTTCACGCCACCATCCGGCTCTGGCATGGCAAATTTTGTCACTGTATTTGCATCACACGCAAGATTATCCTGGCTTGCCTTTATTGCGTTTTTATATGGTGTATCGCGCCATGGTGCGCGCTAAAATCACCAATTTACGCGCCGAACAGCTAGCCGATGACAGTCATGAAAAACAGCATTTATGTTCTTTAGCGAGCGACTATGTTGACTTGGCTCAAGCTTTTTCACAGGCAGCAGTCAGTCCCAAACTGATTTTACTGCAAGGCGTTTCAGGCACAGGCAAAAGCCATCTCTCCAATCAAATTCAAGCACTGCTGGAAAGTGTTGTGATTAGTTCAGACCTGACTCGTAAAACTCTGTTTGGTATCGATCCTTTAGAACGGGTTGATGAGACGCAGAAACGCAATCTGTATTCGCCCCAGATGAACGCAAAAAGCTATCAGGGTTTATTGCAAAATGCGCGCATCAGCCTTCAGTCAGGCTGGCATACATTAGTGGATGCGACCTTTTTAAAATATGCGCATCGTGCCGTGTTTTATCAACTTGCTGAAGAGTTGGGGATTGGTGTTTATCTGCTCTATATCGACAGCGATGTAAATCAAGATAGCGCTTTTTTAGCAAATCAATTAAAACAGCGTGAATTGGCGAACAACAACCCATCCGATGCCGATGCAGCGGTGATGCTTAATCAATTTCAGGTTTTAGAAAAACCTCAAGCCGATGAGCCGGCTCTGTGGTTGGATGCCAAGCAACTGCGCAACGCGTTTCCGGCAAATAAAATTAAACAATTTCTCGACCTGCCGATAACCTCTTAA
- the dksA gene encoding RNA polymerase-binding protein DksA, with protein MDNTINVDFIENYPMYQTKPGEEYMSPEMLEHFKGKLLAWKSQLIAEANSTVTHLKTDSDTPADPNDRASMEEEFALELRTRDRERKLIAKIDKSLKDIESGEYGYCKMSGDEIGLPRMEARPTATLTVEMKRKQEIREKQGVA; from the coding sequence ATGGACAACACTATTAACGTAGACTTTATTGAAAACTATCCAATGTATCAGACTAAACCGGGCGAAGAGTATATGAGCCCAGAAATGTTAGAGCATTTCAAAGGGAAGCTACTGGCTTGGAAGTCACAACTGATTGCCGAAGCAAACAGTACTGTTACCCACTTGAAAACCGACTCTGATACCCCGGCAGATCCAAATGACCGTGCCTCAATGGAAGAAGAGTTTGCGTTGGAACTGCGAACTCGCGACCGCGAGCGTAAATTAATCGCCAAAATTGACAAATCTTTAAAAGACATCGAAAGCGGCGAGTACGGTTATTGCAAAATGAGTGGTGACGAAATTGGTTTGCCACGAATGGAAGCGCGGCCAACAGCAACCTTAACGGTTGAAATGAAACGCAAACAAGAAATTCGTGAAAAGCAAGGCGTTGCCTGA
- a CDS encoding HAD family hydrolase: protein MAELKALLFDVDGTLADTEKDGHRPAFNMAFAAAGLDWNWDEALYGELLAVTGGKERIKFYLEKFNTGFNKPADFDDFVKGLHASKTEFYKQLMAEGKIPLRRGVERLIHQARRENMRIAVVTTTTPANVTALLTNTLGADSESWFEVIAAGDIVPAKKPAPDIYFWAMEQMDVQPDECVAFEDSANGIKSSVAANIKTIITINGYTQDEDFSDAELVLTDMGDPGVPFKVLQGSNYGHHYLDLALIRKVHKQLHKV from the coding sequence ATGGCTGAACTAAAAGCTTTATTATTCGATGTAGACGGCACTTTGGCGGATACAGAAAAAGACGGGCATCGTCCGGCATTTAATATGGCTTTTGCAGCCGCTGGGCTGGATTGGAATTGGGATGAAGCCCTTTATGGTGAGCTTTTGGCCGTTACAGGCGGTAAAGAACGGATTAAATTTTATTTAGAAAAATTTAACACGGGCTTCAATAAACCAGCCGATTTTGATGATTTTGTAAAAGGTCTGCACGCCTCTAAAACTGAGTTTTACAAGCAACTCATGGCAGAAGGTAAAATCCCATTGCGCCGTGGTGTAGAGCGGCTGATTCATCAAGCGCGTCGCGAAAATATGCGCATTGCCGTTGTTACGACCACCACGCCTGCGAATGTTACCGCCTTATTAACCAACACTTTGGGTGCGGATTCTGAAAGTTGGTTTGAAGTTATTGCAGCAGGGGATATTGTTCCAGCGAAAAAACCGGCACCCGATATTTATTTTTGGGCGATGGAGCAAATGGACGTACAACCTGACGAATGCGTTGCCTTTGAAGACTCTGCCAACGGGATTAAGTCGTCGGTGGCGGCTAACATTAAAACGATTATCACCATTAACGGTTATACCCAAGATGAAGATTTCAGCGATGCTGAGTTGGTCTTAACCGATATGGGCGATCCGGGCGTGCCATTTAAGGTATTGCAAGGTTCGAACTACGGACATCACTATCTTGATTTGGCACTGATTCGTAAAGTTCATAAGCAACTGCACAAAGTCTAA
- a CDS encoding HopJ type III effector protein, with the protein MNNMSISALIAAAQEGAVDFQTTMQVIDAHYDFTPTHFSNGTTQNPAGTNNGSCKLFAFALANELTPEATLNLFGDFYYQDVLQNPHGDDHQNIRNFMTHGFAGIEFSGQALRAK; encoded by the coding sequence ATGAACAATATGTCCATTTCCGCATTAATTGCAGCGGCACAAGAAGGTGCGGTCGATTTTCAAACGACCATGCAAGTGATTGATGCTCATTATGACTTTACACCAACCCATTTCAGCAATGGTACGACGCAAAATCCGGCAGGGACCAATAACGGTTCTTGTAAACTTTTTGCGTTTGCCCTAGCCAATGAACTGACTCCAGAGGCTACTTTGAATCTATTTGGGGATTTTTATTACCAAGATGTGTTGCAGAATCCACACGGTGATGATCATCAAAATATTCGTAATTTTATGACCCATGGTTTTGCCGGAATTGAATTTAGCGGTCAAGCATTGCGCGCCAAATAG
- a CDS encoding cell division protein ZipA C-terminal FtsZ-binding domain-containing protein, translated as MVELNELSIVLIVLMVIIIIAILILGQRKKKKYQESAAKAKQQAQELRAQSKATPSKDAARFEDGRILPSKNPFGRLTEQNDMPTNDEPYIANLDEKNFNPNQHELAFENEPHIGDFASTDSQKVASEAVTESAPLVAEPQITIENPETITPQATTVNTEVALELNAEQQAQQLSQERQRQAMDKIMNSDRVEAKTFALIVMGKELIELTEIHQFMMANNLVRTNAGFYEFQDNRGNMIFQAVNMLNPGTFPSNPSLKEKTPGIMFVLDLPTPHSTAPGAMHNFITVAKKLANRTEAQVFNEEQHLVGEHYYHSLRDSALGYESTKVMP; from the coding sequence ATGGTTGAATTGAACGAACTGAGTATCGTGCTCATTGTATTGATGGTGATTATTATCATCGCAATATTGATACTTGGTCAGCGCAAAAAAAAGAAATATCAAGAATCTGCTGCTAAAGCGAAACAGCAAGCGCAGGAACTTCGAGCCCAGTCTAAAGCGACACCCTCTAAAGACGCTGCACGATTTGAAGACGGGCGAATACTCCCAAGCAAAAACCCTTTTGGACGGCTAACGGAACAGAACGACATGCCGACAAATGATGAACCTTATATTGCCAATTTGGATGAGAAAAATTTCAATCCAAATCAGCACGAGCTCGCTTTTGAAAATGAACCTCATATTGGGGATTTTGCCTCAACAGACTCTCAAAAAGTCGCTTCGGAGGCCGTTACTGAGAGTGCGCCCTTAGTCGCGGAGCCGCAAATAACGATTGAAAATCCTGAAACCATTACGCCGCAAGCGACAACCGTCAATACAGAAGTTGCGCTTGAGTTAAATGCCGAACAACAAGCACAACAACTTAGCCAAGAGCGTCAACGGCAAGCGATGGATAAAATAATGAATTCCGATCGTGTTGAAGCCAAAACGTTTGCACTCATTGTTATGGGCAAAGAACTTATTGAGTTGACTGAAATTCATCAGTTTATGATGGCCAATAATCTGGTACGAACCAATGCCGGTTTTTATGAATTTCAAGACAATCGAGGCAACATGATTTTTCAGGCGGTGAATATGCTCAATCCGGGTACGTTTCCAAGCAATCCGAGCTTGAAAGAGAAAACCCCGGGGATTATGTTTGTGTTGGACTTGCCTACGCCTCATTCGACAGCACCGGGCGCAATGCACAATTTTATTACAGTTGCGAAAAAACTCGCAAACCGCACCGAAGCCCAAGTGTTTAACGAAGAACAGCATCTCGTTGGTGAGCATTACTACCATTCTCTGCGAGATAGCGCTCTGGGTTATGAGTCCACCAAAGTTATGCCATAA
- the ligA gene encoding NAD-dependent DNA ligase LigA, with amino-acid sequence MTQTSLTFDIPDNLPSATAQHQTLCAEIAYHNRQYYVLDDPQISDAQYDLLYQQLLSLENAFPQLIDSYSPSQRIGAAPIKAFASVTHAVPMLSLDNAFSQQDLVDFQRRIHERLNHQEPIEFIAEPKMDGLAINIRYLKGKLWQATTRGDGLSGEDVTHNIRTMRSVPLQLTGHDWPSILEVRGEVFISKKDFAAINQQQQQNGDKVFANPRNAAAGTLRQLDPRITAQRPLSLYLYGWGEISADWQQPETYLQTLQQFAEWGLPTNPATQAVIGEQGMDDYYQQLLRQRESLNYEIDGIVYKVNQISWHRELGFTAKFPRWAIARKFPAQEKWTDLLGIDIQVGRTGALTPVARLQPVEVGGVVVSNATLHNQDEIHRKDIRIGDKVIVRRAGDVIPEVVGPVLSLRQTDLAQFSMPSCCPECGSEVIKESDKAVYRCSGGLFCPAQRKRALQHFVSRKAMDIVGLGDKLIDQLCDLEWVKHPDDLYRLEANKLASLERMAQKSADKVIAAINASKNSTLPRFIYALGIPEVGEVTAKNLAYYFKSLERLIEADYDALLKVDDVGEIVASQVQHFFAQPHNREVIEGLIAEGIHWPKLDEVIDSDTTDSLFAGKVVVLTGSLQHGTREDAKARLEALGAKVTGSISAKTDYLIAGEKAGSKLNKAEQLGVKVLNEEQFMQMMESNHG; translated from the coding sequence ATGACTCAAACCAGCCTCACTTTTGATATTCCTGATAATCTGCCCAGCGCGACTGCGCAGCACCAAACATTGTGTGCTGAAATTGCTTATCATAATCGCCAGTATTACGTCTTGGATGATCCACAAATCAGTGATGCGCAATATGACCTGCTGTATCAGCAACTGTTGTCATTGGAAAACGCGTTTCCGCAATTGATTGATAGCTATTCACCTAGCCAGCGTATTGGGGCTGCGCCGATTAAAGCGTTTGCATCCGTTACCCACGCTGTGCCAATGCTTTCGCTGGACAACGCTTTTAGCCAGCAAGACTTGGTGGATTTTCAGCGCCGCATTCACGAGCGTCTTAACCATCAAGAGCCGATTGAGTTTATCGCAGAGCCGAAAATGGATGGTTTGGCAATCAACATTCGCTATCTAAAAGGCAAGCTATGGCAAGCGACGACACGCGGTGACGGTCTTAGTGGTGAAGATGTTACCCATAATATTCGGACAATGCGCTCAGTGCCTTTGCAACTGACCGGTCATGACTGGCCAAGTATTTTAGAGGTGCGCGGTGAGGTATTTATCAGCAAGAAAGATTTTGCCGCCATCAACCAGCAGCAACAGCAGAACGGCGATAAAGTGTTTGCCAATCCTCGCAATGCCGCAGCAGGCACTTTGCGCCAGTTAGATCCAAGAATTACCGCTCAACGGCCGTTAAGCTTATACCTTTATGGCTGGGGGGAAATCAGTGCCGATTGGCAGCAACCGGAAACGTATTTGCAAACCTTACAACAGTTTGCAGAATGGGGTTTGCCAACCAATCCAGCAACCCAGGCAGTAATCGGCGAGCAGGGTATGGATGATTACTATCAACAATTACTGCGACAGCGCGAATCACTCAATTATGAAATTGACGGGATTGTCTATAAAGTGAATCAAATCTCTTGGCATCGCGAATTGGGTTTTACTGCAAAGTTTCCGCGTTGGGCGATTGCCCGAAAATTCCCTGCTCAAGAGAAGTGGACCGATTTATTGGGCATTGACATTCAAGTTGGTCGCACTGGCGCTTTAACGCCGGTGGCGCGTCTTCAACCGGTGGAAGTTGGCGGAGTGGTGGTGAGTAATGCTACTTTGCACAATCAGGATGAAATTCATCGTAAAGATATTCGTATCGGCGACAAGGTTATCGTGCGCCGTGCTGGCGATGTTATTCCAGAAGTCGTTGGTCCAGTGTTGTCACTGCGCCAAACTGATTTAGCTCAATTTAGTATGCCTAGCTGCTGTCCCGAATGTGGCTCGGAAGTAATTAAAGAGAGCGATAAAGCGGTATACCGCTGTTCTGGCGGTTTATTTTGTCCAGCGCAACGAAAACGCGCATTGCAACATTTTGTCTCGCGTAAAGCGATGGATATCGTGGGCCTAGGCGATAAACTGATTGACCAATTATGTGATTTGGAATGGGTTAAACACCCAGATGATTTGTATCGGCTAGAGGCAAATAAGCTGGCTTCTTTAGAGCGAATGGCTCAAAAATCTGCAGATAAGGTGATTGCGGCGATTAATGCCTCTAAAAACAGCACCTTACCGCGTTTTATTTATGCACTCGGCATTCCTGAAGTCGGCGAAGTGACCGCCAAAAACTTAGCCTATTATTTCAAAAGCTTAGAAAGGTTAATTGAGGCTGACTATGATGCGCTGCTGAAGGTCGACGATGTCGGTGAAATTGTGGCCAGTCAAGTGCAGCACTTTTTTGCACAACCACATAACCGAGAAGTGATTGAGGGCTTGATTGCAGAGGGCATTCACTGGCCAAAACTAGACGAGGTGATTGATAGTGACACGACCGATTCGCTTTTTGCGGGCAAGGTTGTGGTACTTACTGGCAGTTTACAACATGGTACCCGTGAAGATGCGAAAGCACGTTTAGAAGCACTGGGCGCAAAGGTGACTGGAAGCATTTCTGCGAAAACTGATTATTTAATCGCTGGCGAAAAGGCCGGCTCAAAACTTAACAAAGCGGAACAGCTTGGCGTTAAGGTACTTAATGAAGAACAATTTATGCAAATGATGGAGTCGAACCATGGTTAG
- the yjgA gene encoding ribosome biogenesis factor YjgA yields the protein MVRPRNVNRVKKEHPIAAWEQEEFDSRTQIKRAAHAVTDLGEQLTELTKGQMAKLNIPPELAEALDTLTRISKGNAIKRQKSFIGKLLRQNEHLIIEIKAMLEEEELKRKQQNAHFHRLEMLRERLIAEGDDAIAGLMQSYPQVDRQHLRQMIRNAQKELAENKPPKASRELFKYLRSLEW from the coding sequence ATGGTTAGACCACGTAATGTTAATCGAGTCAAAAAAGAACATCCTATTGCCGCTTGGGAACAGGAGGAGTTTGATAGCCGCACGCAGATTAAACGTGCGGCACACGCCGTGACCGATTTGGGTGAGCAGCTAACAGAACTAACCAAAGGGCAGATGGCTAAGCTAAATATTCCACCAGAGCTGGCGGAAGCATTGGACACACTGACACGTATCAGTAAAGGCAATGCCATTAAGCGACAAAAATCGTTTATCGGTAAATTATTGCGCCAAAACGAGCATCTGATTATTGAAATCAAAGCGATGCTAGAGGAAGAAGAGCTAAAACGAAAACAGCAAAATGCACATTTTCATCGTTTAGAAATGTTGCGTGAGCGTTTGATTGCCGAAGGTGATGATGCCATTGCCGGCTTAATGCAAAGCTATCCACAAGTCGACCGTCAGCATTTACGCCAAATGATTCGTAACGCCCAAAAAGAACTGGCCGAAAACAAACCACCGAAAGCTTCTCGTGAATTGTTTAAGTATCTTCGCAGTTTAGAGTGGTGA
- a CDS encoding DMT family transporter: protein MLIVAAYISVVLIWTTTPLAIVWGGSGDWFFAVALRTTLAALLILPFAFWFGVHKRWSFKPSVLKIYLFAALPIFGGMTAMYWAGQSLPSGWIALLFALNPIFSGVLAHYLLPNYQLNGLKILAILISLCGLVVIFAPNLSMHLATIQLLAIGAAFLSVFFHSLGSVLIKRCGTHLSSLDVVVAALLVSSATYLLLSPTQLFDVENYLRLSERAMAAIVYAAVIGSLIGFVLFFYLVRHVDAMKVALIPVITPVFAILLGHFLNDEPLGWDVWFGVTLVLAGLVLFQRQK, encoded by the coding sequence ATGCTGATTGTCGCCGCTTATATCAGTGTTGTTTTGATTTGGACAACAACCCCTTTAGCGATTGTCTGGGGCGGTTCAGGCGACTGGTTTTTTGCTGTTGCATTGCGAACCACTTTAGCAGCCTTGCTGATTCTGCCGTTTGCTTTTTGGTTTGGCGTTCATAAACGCTGGTCATTTAAACCCTCGGTACTCAAAATTTATCTGTTTGCTGCATTACCGATTTTTGGTGGCATGACGGCGATGTATTGGGCTGGACAATCTTTGCCATCAGGCTGGATTGCATTATTGTTTGCTCTCAACCCGATTTTTTCAGGTGTTTTAGCTCACTATTTACTGCCAAATTACCAGCTTAATGGCTTGAAAATACTGGCAATTTTAATCAGCCTTTGCGGCTTGGTAGTCATTTTTGCACCGAATCTCTCAATGCACCTGGCGACAATCCAACTACTTGCAATTGGCGCGGCTTTTCTGTCGGTTTTTTTTCACTCTTTGGGTTCGGTATTAATTAAGCGTTGTGGTACCCATTTATCGTCTTTAGATGTCGTGGTCGCCGCGCTACTGGTCAGTAGTGCGACGTATTTGCTATTGAGCCCTACGCAATTATTTGATGTTGAAAATTATCTGCGCTTAAGCGAACGTGCGATGGCCGCCATCGTCTATGCGGCGGTCATCGGTTCTTTGATTGGCTTTGTACTGTTCTTTTATTTGGTGCGCCATGTGGATGCAATGAAAGTCGCTTTGATTCCGGTCATAACGCCGGTATTTGCGATTCTGCTTGGGCATTTTTTAAATGACGAGCCGCTAGGATGGGATGTTTGGTTTGGCGTGACGCTGGTATTGGCTGGATTAGTGTTATTCCAGCGTCAGAAATAA
- a CDS encoding asparaginase domain-containing protein produces MINSPLQASSVEILITGGTLDKDYQPLNGELVFPAEGTQSHVVELLRQANLSPESAPKLNFLMQIDSLQMKKKQRLEIALAALHSSAQQLVITHGTDTMVKTANKLLKLMHSTPEFSELNRKTIVLTGAMRPFALGQSDASFNLGAALIAAQTLPPGVYICMNGNIHHGDKVLKDYQQGRFVATA; encoded by the coding sequence ATGATAAATAGCCCATTGCAAGCATCTTCAGTTGAAATATTAATTACTGGCGGAACCTTGGATAAAGACTATCAGCCACTAAACGGCGAATTGGTTTTTCCTGCCGAAGGTACACAAAGCCATGTAGTTGAACTATTACGGCAAGCCAATCTTTCGCCTGAAAGCGCACCCAAGCTTAATTTTTTAATGCAAATTGACAGTTTGCAAATGAAAAAAAAGCAGCGCCTGGAGATTGCGCTTGCGGCCTTGCATAGTTCTGCGCAGCAGCTGGTGATTACCCATGGAACCGATACTATGGTCAAAACTGCAAACAAGCTGCTTAAATTGATGCACTCGACTCCTGAATTTAGCGAACTGAATCGCAAAACCATCGTGCTAACAGGAGCTATGCGCCCCTTTGCACTGGGTCAGTCTGATGCAAGTTTTAATCTCGGTGCGGCTTTAATTGCGGCACAGACATTGCCACCTGGGGTATACATCTGCATGAATGGGAATATTCATCACGGCGATAAGGTGCTTAAGGATTATCAGCAAGGTCGGTTTGTCGCGACTGCATAA
- the lexA gene encoding transcriptional repressor LexA — protein sequence MNISYLIPKSKLHLHANDSMELLNEALVEIPLLGWTSAGEPIQMALDYDTVSVPKSMVRRDTFALRVKGHSMIDEQINDGDIVIVERRSSAENGESVVVRINNEEVTMKKLYIDRDGVRLQPANAEMQPIFLKNEDIEILGIVRGVLKQH from the coding sequence ATGAACATCAGTTACCTAATCCCCAAAAGCAAGCTGCATTTACACGCGAATGACTCTATGGAATTACTCAATGAAGCGTTGGTTGAAATTCCCTTGTTAGGTTGGACCTCGGCAGGCGAGCCCATTCAAATGGCGCTGGATTACGATACGGTTTCTGTACCCAAATCAATGGTGCGACGAGATACTTTTGCATTACGGGTAAAAGGTCATTCGATGATTGATGAACAGATTAACGATGGCGACATTGTGATTGTCGAACGTCGCAGCAGTGCTGAAAATGGAGAATCAGTCGTGGTACGCATCAATAATGAAGAAGTGACCATGAAAAAACTGTATATCGATCGAGATGGCGTGCGTTTACAACCTGCTAACGCTGAAATGCAGCCGATTTTCTTGAAAAATGAAGACATTGAAATCCTTGGCATCGTTCGCGGTGTCCTCAAGCAACATTAA
- a CDS encoding YciI family protein has translation MWYSIVGYDVPNSLPLRIQVRAEHIARIKSLDKNGYLLVAGPNPAIDSLDPGDAGMTGSIIIARFKSLQDAEQWAADDPYVAAGVYERVEVKPFKQVLPAPKTPS, from the coding sequence ATGTGGTATTCCATCGTCGGTTACGACGTCCCCAATAGTCTGCCCTTGCGTATTCAAGTACGTGCAGAACATATAGCGCGAATTAAAAGCTTAGATAAAAATGGCTATCTTTTGGTTGCCGGTCCCAATCCAGCGATTGATAGCCTTGACCCAGGAGATGCCGGTATGACGGGAAGCATCATTATTGCACGCTTTAAGTCGTTACAAGACGCTGAACAATGGGCCGCTGACGACCCTTACGTTGCTGCAGGCGTTTATGAACGTGTCGAAGTAAAACCTTTTAAACAAGTCTTACCGGCACCTAAAACGCCAAGTTAA